The following are encoded together in the Brassica napus cultivar Da-Ae chromosome A9, Da-Ae, whole genome shotgun sequence genome:
- the LOC106451357 gene encoding protein HYPER-SENSITIVITY-RELATED 4 — protein sequence MSSSDSSSAETRLATAKTVLTTAASVAATAMLAKSLVQDYLPDEVHQYISYGFRIIFGYFSSQMTIVIEEFEGFVHNEVYEAAEAYLATKISPSNKRIKVSKHEKENNYNVTVERDEEVVDTFNGVKFRWVLHCRHVESKNFHNPRDLNSTLKSEVRSFELSFHKKFKDMALESYLPFMVKRAAVVKQEKKTLKIFTLDPDNMYGNYSEAWTSVILDHPSSFKTIAMDSDVKRNVMDDLDQFVKRRDFYKRVGKAWKRGYLLYGPPGTGKSSLIAAMANHLNFDVYDLELTAVSNNSELRRLLIATANRSILVVEDIDCSIELKDRAADEPPRESEESNDPRYKKVTLSGLLNFIDGLWSSCGDERIIIFTTNYKEKLDAALLRPGRMDMHIHMSYCTPSTFKVLASNYLEIKEHKLFSKIGEGIEATEVSPAEVAEQLMKNDTVDKVLEGLVEFLKVKKIQNEEEKAKKEEKELENKDKTTKGKDSEVKKNEVVDEQVTRNDRVDKVLEGLVELLKAKKIDDGQDEVKHEEASNINL from the coding sequence ATGAGTTCCTCTGACTCTTCTTCCGCGGAAACCCGTCTAGCCACGGCTAAGACGGTTCTCACAACCGCCGCATCAGTGGCTGCAACCGCAATGCTAGCTAAATCACTAGTCCAAGACTATTTGCCAGACGAGGTGCACCAATACATCTCTTATGGCTTCCGCATTATCTTTGGCTACTTCTCATCTCAAATGACAATAGTCATCGAAGAGTTTGAAGGGTTTGTACACAACGAAGTCTACGAGGCCGCAGAGGCCTATCTAGCCACCAAGATCTCTCCTTCAAACAAAAGAATCAAAGTGAGTAAACACGAGAAAGAAAACAACTACAACGTCACCGTGGAACGTGACGAGGAAGTTGTGGATACCTTCAACGGCGTCAAGTTCCGGTGGGTTCTCCATTGCCGCCATGTTGAGTCCAAGAACTTCCACAACCCACGGGATCTAAACTCCACACTCAAATCAGAAGTCAGATCATTCGAGCTCAGCTTCCACAAGAAGTTCAAGGACATGGCTCTTGAGTCTTACTTGCCATTCATGGTCAAAAGAGCTGCGGTGGTGAagcaagaaaagaaaacacTCAAGATCTTTACTCTTGACCCAGATAACATGTATGGGAACTACTCAGAGGCTTGGACCTCTGTGATTCTTGACCATCCTTCTTCCTTCAAGACCATAGCAATGGATTCAGATGTCAAGAGAAACGTGATGGACGATCTTGACCAGTTTGTGAAGCGAAGGGACTTCTATAAAAGGGTTGGTAAAGCTTGGAAGAGAGGTTACTTGTTGTACGGTCCACCAGGTACAGGGAAGTCAAGCTTGATCGCAGCCATGGCTAATCATCTCAACTTTGATGTTTATGACCTAGAGTTGACCGCGGTTAGCAACAACTCCGAGCTACGGAGATTGCTGATTGCTACTGCTAACCGCTCTATTCTTGTTGTGGAAGATATCGACTGTTCAATCGAGTTGAAAGATAGGGCAGCTGATGAACCTCCACGTGAGTCCGAAGAAAGTAATGACCCACGTTACAAAAAGGTGACACTCTCTGGACtactaaattttattgatggtCTATGGTCAAGTTGTGGcgatgaaaggatcataatattcaCGACCAATTACAAAGAGAAACTGGATGCAGCGTTGTTGAGGCCAGGACGCATGGATATGCACATTCACATGTCCTACTGCACACCGAGTACTTTCAAAGTTCTTGCTTCAAACTATTTAGAGATCAAAGAACATAAGCTTTTCAGCAAGATCGGGGAAGGTATTGAGGCAACCGAGGTTAGTCCTGCTGAGGTGGCGGAACAACTCATGAAGAATGACACGGTTGATAAAGTTCTTGAAGGTTTAGTTGAGTTCTTGAAAGTGAAAAAGATCCAAAACGAAGAAGAGAAAGCCAAGAAGGAAGAGAAAGAATTGGAGAACAAGGACAAGACCACTAAGGGTAAAGATTCGGAGGTTAAGAAAAACGAAGTGGTGGATGAACAGGTTACGAGGAATGATCGTGTTGATAAGGTTCTTGAAGGTTTGGTCGAGTTATTAAAAGCCAAGAAGATCGACGATGGCCAAGATGAGGTCAAACATGAGGAAGCGAGTAACATAAACCTGTAA
- the LOC106451359 gene encoding AAA-ATPase At3g50940-like: MSSSETSHLATAKTALTAVASVAAAAMLARTVIQDYMPAEVHDFISCGIRKCFSHFGFQMTVVIEEFGGFENNQMFEAAEAYLASKISPSTRRIKVNKLEKHSNFSVTVERDEEVVDTFDGVKLSWVLVCLPVKKKDFRNPRDLNSTLKSEVRSYELRFNKKFKKMVLESYLPFVVEQAALMKQKTKTLKIFTLGSYSEWTSVTLDHPSTFQTLAMDPEEKKNLVEDLDCFVQRKSFYGRVGKAWKRGYLLYGPPGTGKSSLIAAIANHLNFDIYDLDLASVKSNAELRMLLMSTANRSVLVVEDIDCSIEFKDRSADEPSDLLDKPVTLSGLLNFVDGLWSSCGNERIIVFTTNYRERLDPALLRPGRMDVHIHMSYCTPAGFKVLASNYLEVEDHMLFEEIEELIREIKVTPAEIAEQLMRNDSVDQILHGLIVFLRAKKIENDVR, encoded by the exons ATGAGTTCCTCTGAAACATCTCACCTAGCCACCGCCAAAACAGCTCTCACGGCGGTCGCATCGGTGGCAGCAGCCGCAATGCTAGCTCGAACAGTGATCCAAGACTACATGCCAGCCGAGGTGCATGACTTCATCTCTTGTGGTATCCGCAAATGCTTCAGCCACTTCGGTTTTCAAATGACAGTTGTGATTGAAGAGTTTGGAGGCTTTGAAAACAACCAAATGTTTGAAGCCGCAGAGGCTTACCTAGCCTCCAAGATATCTCCATCCACTAGAAGAATCAAAGTCAACAAACTTGAGAAACATAGCAACTTCAGCGTGACGGTCGAACGCGACGAGGAAGTTGTGGATACTTTCGACGGCGTGAAGCTGAGCTGGGTCCTCGTGTGCCTTCCCGTGAAGAAGAAGGATTTTCGTAACCCTCGAGACCTGAACTCTACTTTGAAGTCAGAGGTGCGTTCTTACGAGCTCAGGTTCAACAAGAAGTTCAAGAAGATGGTTCTTGAATCTTACTTACCGTTTGTGGTGGAACAAGCTGCTCTGATGAAGCAAAAGACTAAAACGCTTAAGATCTTTACACTTGGTTCGTATTCCGAGTGGACCTCTGTGACTCTCGACCATCCTTCCACGTTTCAAACTCTTGCCATGGATCCGGAAGAAAAGAAGAACTTGGTAGAGGATCTTGATTGTTTTGTGCAGCGTAAAAGCTTTTACGGGAGAGTAGGGAAAGCTTGGAAGAGAGGGTACTTGTTGTATGGTCCACCCGGTACAGGAAAGTCAAGCTTGATCGCAGCCATAGCTAATCATCTTAACTTTGATATCTATGATTTGGACTTGGCATCGGTTAAGAGTAATGCTGAGCTGCGTATGTTACTGATGTCTACTGCAAACCGTTCGGTTTTGGTTGTAGAAGATATTGATTGTTCCATCGAGTTTAAGGACCGGAGTGCTGATGAGCCTAGTGATCTTCTGGATAAACCG GTCACACTTTCTGGTCTACTGAATTTTGTGGACGGACTATGGTCAAGTTGTGGTAACGAGCGGATCATAGTGTTCACGACTAACTACAGAGAAAGATTGGATCCGGCATTGTTGAGGCCAGGACGTATGGACGTGCACATTCACATGTCTTATTGCACACCAGCTGGTTTTAAGGTTTTGGCTTCAAACTATCTTGAGGTTGAAGATCATATGCTTTTCGAGGAGATTGAGGAACTTATCCGGGAAATAAAAGTTACACCAGCAGAGATAGCTGAACAGTTGATGAGGAACGACTCTGTGGATCAAATACTCCATGGATTGATCGTGTTTTTAAGAGCCAAGAAAATTGAAAATGATGTAAGATAA
- the LOC106451358 gene encoding disease resistance RPP13-like protein 4 codes for MVDAVVTVCLEKALNILEEKGRVVSEYNKQLKDLQDELQYMQSFLKDAERQKRTNDVLRKLVSDLRELVYEAEDILVDCQLADGNEAEDDNNNNEQRPSNAWLSRLYPARVSLQYKKSKRLKEINEKITSIKTKVEPYFKFRTPSNVGRDNGTDRWSSPVYDHTQVVGLEGDKRKIKEWLFNSKDSELLMMAFVGMGGLGKTTIAQEVFNDKEIENCFERRIWVSVSQTFTEEQIMRSILRNLGDASVGDDLGTLLRKIQQYLMGKRYLIVMDDVWDKNLSWWDKIHQGLPRGQGGSVIVTTRSESVAVKVQAREKTHRPELLSADNSWLLFCKVAFAANNGVCERSELEDVGKEIVTKCKGLPLTIKAVGGLLLCKDHVYHEWKRISEYFQDELRGNTSETDNVMSSLQLSYDELPSHLKSCFLTLSLYPEDCVIPKQQLVHGWIGEGFVMLRNGRSATESGEDCFSGLTNRCLVEVVDKTYSGTIVTCKIHDMVRDLVIDIAKNDSFSNSEGLNCRHIGVSGNFEEKQVRVNHRLRGLVSTTKTGEVNKLNSELAKKFTDCKYLRVLDISKSIFDAPLSDILDEIASLKHLACLSMSNTHPLIQLPRSMEDLQNLQILDASYCQNLKQLQPCIVLFKKLLVLDMTNCGSLEYFPKGIGSLGNLEVLLGFKPSMSSNGCKLSEVRNLTNLRKLGLSLTRGDQIEEDELDSLVNLSKLMLLSINCYDSYGDDLITKIDALTPPHQLHELSLEFYPGKLSPSWLSPKRLPMLRYMSICSGNLAKMHQRFWETETNTHWRIEALMFHSLSELEMDWEELQLSMPYLRTVHANWCPELETFPIEDVGFRGGVWTKTPTHRT; via the coding sequence ATGGTGGACGCCGTGGTGACAGTGTGTCTTGAAAAAGCCTTGAACATCCTCGAAGAAAAGGGCCGAGTTGTGTCTGAATACAACAAACAGCTGAAAGATTTGCAAGACGAGTTGCAGTATATGCAGTCCTTTCTCAAAGACGCAGAGAGGCAGAAGAGGACTAACGACGTCTTGCGCAAACTCGTGTCAGACTTGCGAGAACTGGTCTACGAAGCTGAGGACATACTTGTGGACTGTCAGCTCGCTGATGGTAATGAAGCTGAAgacgacaacaacaacaacgagcAAAGACCATCAAACGCGTGGCTTTCACGGCTCTATCCTGCTAGAGTCTCGCTTCAGTACAAGAAAAGCAAACGACTCAAAGAGATCAACGAGAAGATAACATCCATAAAGACTAAAGTAGAGCCTTATTTCAAGTTCAGGACGCCGAGTAATGTTGGGAGAGACAACGGAACTGATCGGTGGAGCTCTCCAGTGTATGACCATACTCAAGTGGTTGGTCTTGAAGGAGACAAAAGAAAGATCAAAGAGTGGCTATTTAACTCAAAAGACAGCGAGTTGCTGATGATGGCCTTTGTAGGAATGGGAGGGCTAGGTAAAACCACTATAGCTCAAGAAGTGTTCAACGACAAGGAGATAGAGAACTGTTTCGAAAGAAGGATATGGGTCTCTGTCTCCCAAACCTTTACCGAAGAACAGATCATGAGAAGCATATTGAGGAACTTGGGCGACGCAAGCGTTGGAGATGATCTTGGAACATTGCTGAGGAAAATCCAGCAGTATCTTATGGGGAAAAGGTACTTGATCGTGATGGACGATGTTTGGGACAAGAACTTGAGTTGGTGGGACAAGATTCACCAAGGACTACCTAGAGGACAAGGTGGGAGCGTTATTGTCACCACAAGATCAGAATCTGTGGCGGTTAAGGTTCAGGCGAGGGAGAAGACTCACCGTCCAGAGCTGCTTAGCGCTGACAACAGCTGGCTGCTGTTTTGTAAAGTGGCCTTTGCGGCTAACAATGGTGTGTGTGAGCGTTCTGAGCTTGAGGATGTTGGGAAGGAGATTGTAACCAAGTGCAAAGGCTTGCCGTTGACGATCAAAGCCGTTGGTGGTTTGCTTCTGTGTAAGGACCATGTCTATCATGAATGGAAGCGAATCTCAGAGTATTTTCAAGATGAACTTAGAGGAAACACTTCTGAAACCGACAACGTGATGTCTTCTCTTCAGTTGAGCTATGATGAACTCCCTTCTCATCTCAAATCATGCTTTCTCACGCTCTCGCTCTATCCAGAAGACTGTGTTATACCAAAACAGCAGCTAGTCCATGGATGGATCGGAGAAGGGTTTGTCATGTTGAGAAACGGAAGATCTGCAACTGAGTCGGGAGAAGACTGCTTCTCAGGACTCACCAACAGGTGTTTAGTTGAAGTTGTTGACAAGACATATAGTGGAACCATTGTTACTTGCAAGATTCATGACATGGTTCGTGATCTGGTTATTGATATAGCGAAGAACGATTCCTTCTCTAACTCTGAAGGTCTCAACTGTCGTCACATTGGGGTTAGTGGGAACTTTGAGGAGAAGCAGGTCAGAGTTAACCATAGACTAAGAGGCTTAGTGTCAACAACCAAGACAGGTGAAGTGAACAAGCTTAACTCAGAGCTAGCTAAGAAGTTCACTGACTGCAAGTATCTGCGGGTTCTCGACATCTCTAAATCGATATTTGATGCTCCTCTGTCTGATATTTTGGATGAGATTGCGAGCCTTAAGCACCTGGCGTGTCTTAGCATGAGCAACACGCATCCATTGATCCAGCTTCCTCGTTCCATGGAAGATCTCCAGAATCTTCAGATTCTAGACGCGAGCTACTGTCAGAACCTGAAACAGCTTCAGCCTTGCATTGTCTTGTTCAAGAAACTCCTTGTGCTTGACATGACAAACTGTGGATCACTTGAGTACTTCCCCAAGGGAATAGGAAGTCTCGGGAACCTCGAAGTGCTGTTGGGTTTTAAGCCGTCCATGTCGAGCAATGGGTGCAAGCTCAGTGAAGTCAGGAACCTCACAAACCTCAGGAAACTTGGTCTTTCTCTGACTCGTGGCGACCAGATAGAAGAAGATGAGCTTGACTCTTTGGTAAACTTATCCAAGCTTATGTTACTCTCAATCAATTGCTATGATAGCTACGGTGACGATCTGATAACCAAGATAGATGCTCTCACTCCTCCACACCAGCTCCATGAGCTTTCTCTAGAGTTCTATCCTGGAAAGCTGAGTCCCTCGTGGTTGAGTCCTAAGAGGCTTCCGATGTTGAGGTACATGTCGATATGCTCAGGTAATTTGGCGAAAATGCATCAGAGATTCTGGGAAACTGAGACTAACACTCACTGGAGAATCGAAGCTTTGATGTTTCATTCCTTGTCGGAATTAGAAATGGATTGGGAGGAGCTTCAACTGTCAATGCCGTACCTTAGGACAGTGCACGCAAACTGGTGTCCGGAGCTAGAGACTTTCCCGATTGAAGATGTTGGCTTTAGAGGAGGGGTGTGGACGAAAACACCAACACACAGGACCTGA
- the LOC106451360 gene encoding thioredoxin domain-containing protein PLP3A gives MDPDAVKSTLSNLAFGNVLAAAARDYKKEVLANEKAQSSKHVNEEVDLDELMDDPELEKLHADRIAALKRVVEKREAFKRQGHGEYREVNEGDFLGEVTRSEKVICHFYHKEFYRCKIMDKHLKTLAPRHVDTKFIKVDAENAPFFVSKLAIKTLPCVLLFSKGIAVDRLVGFQDLGTKDDFTTTRLENVLIKKGMLSKKKKEEDDEDAEYQESIRRSVRSSENLDSDSD, from the exons ATGGATCCAGATGCAGTCAAGTCGACCCTCTCGAATCTGGCTTTCGGAAACGTATTGGCGGCAGCTGCTAGAGATTATAAAAAG GAAGTGCTTGCAAATGAGAAGGCGCAGTCATCAAAACATGTCAATGAGGAGGTTGATCTTGATGAACTTATGGAT GATCCAGAGCTGGAAAAATTGCACGCTGATAGGATTGCTGCACTCAAG AGAGTAGTTGAGAAGAGAGAAGCCTTCAAAAGACAAGGACATGGTGAATATCGAGAGGTAAATGAGGGAGATTTCTTGGGAGAAGTCACCAGGAGTGAGAAAGTGATTTGCCATTTCTACCACAAGGAGTTTTACCGCTGCAA gattatGGACAAGCATTTGAAGACTCTTGCGCCTAGACATGTGGACACTAAGTTCATTAAAGTAGACGCAGAG AATGCTCCTTTCTTTGTCTCAAAGCTTGCAATAAAGACATTGCCTTGCGTTTTGCTTTTCAG CAAGGGAATTGCGGTAGACAGGCTTGTTGGGTTCCAGGATCTGGGCACAAAGGACGATTTCACCACGACCAGACTGGAGAACGTTCTGATTAAAAAAG GAATGCtcagcaagaagaagaaagaggaagatgatgaagatgccGAGTACCAAGAGAGCATAAGGCGTTCAGTTAGGTCTTCAGAGAATCTGGACTCTGACTCTGACTGA
- the LOC106454853 gene encoding dehydrin Xero 1-like produces MESYQNQSGAQQTHPQLDQYGNPVPIGTGAYGGAPVMAGHHTEGGGGLSGMLHRSGSSSSSSSSSEDDGLGGRRKKKKGITAKIKEKLPGHHGSSHQTSSATSTIPVYDATGTGAVHHEKKGIMEKIKEKLPGGHH; encoded by the exons ATGGAGTCTTACCAAAACCAGTCCGGAGCGCAGCAGACTCACCCACAGCTTGACCAGTACGGGAATCCAGTCCCAATAGGCACCGGGGCATATGGAGGAGCTCCGGTCATGGCTGGTCATCACACAGAAGGTGGTGGTGGTTTGAGCGGAATGCTTCACCGCTCTGGAAGTAGCTCTAGCTCTAGTTCTAGCTCG GAGGACGATGGACTAGGtgggaggaggaagaagaagaagggaatCACGGCGAAGATAAAAGAGAAGCTGCCAGGTCATCATGGGTCGTCCCACCAGACTTCTTCAGCGACCAGCACCATACCCGTTTATGATGCAACCGGCACTGGCGCCGTTCACCACGAGAAGAAAGGCATCATGGAGAAGATCAAAGAGAAGCTTCCCGGCGGTCATCATtag
- the LOC106454854 gene encoding peroxidase 36-like: MAKPVMCIVLTQIVLVALFHLCMSSQTKECTSTSSLSPQFYDNSCPKAQAIVQSFVAKAHSNDPRMAASLLRLHFHDCFVNGCDGSLLLDNSGTIESEKRAVTNVDSARGFEVIDDIKSALEDECPQTVSCADILALVARDTTVITGGPSWEVYLGRRDAREASLIASNNNIPVVSSTFETIVTKFNDQGLGLIDLVALLGGHTIGNSRCKSFRKRLYNHSGNSDRDQTLNQNYASMLQQGCPISGDDQNLFALDYMTPNKFDNYYFKNLMTFKGLLSSDEILYTKSRDSMELVKLYGANEELFFEQYAKSMVKMGNISPLTGRNGEIRRICRRVNH, encoded by the exons ATGGCAAAGCCAGTGATGTGCATTGTTCTCACTCAAATCGTCCTCGTTGCATTATTTCATCTTTGTATGAGTTCTCAAACCAAAGAATGCACGAGCACATCCTCCCTCTCCCCTCAGTTTTACGACAACTCGTGCCCTAAAGCACAAGCCATTGTCCAATCTTTCGTCGCCAAAGCACACTCCAACGACCCTCGCATGGCAGCCTCATTGCTTAGGCTTCATTTCCATGACTGCTTCGTCAAT GGATGTGATGGTTCTTTATTATTAGACAATAGTGGAACCATAGAAAGCGAGAAACGAGCAGTCACAAACGTAGACTCTGCCCGAGGGTTTGAAGTCATCGACGATATCAAGTCTGCCTTGGAAGATGAGTGTCCCCAAACAGTTTCTTGCGCTGATATTTTGGCTCTCGTTGCTAGAGACACTACTGTTATT ACTGGTGGCCCGAGTTGGGAAGTATATTTAGGAAGAAGAGATGCAAGGGAAGCAAGCTTGATTGCTTCTAACAACAATATTCCTGTTGTCAGCTCTACGTTTGAGACAATTGTCACCAAGTTCAACGACCAAGGACTCGGTCTTATCGATCTTGTTGCTCTCTTAG GAGGTCATACGATAGGAAATTCGAGGTGCAAGAGCTTCCGAAAAAGGCTATACAACCATTCTGGAAATAGCGATCGCGACCAGACTTTGAATCAAAACTACGCCTCAATGTTGCAGCAGGGATGTCCTATTTCTGGTGACGACCAGAACCTCTTTGCTCTCGACTATATGACGCCAAATAAGTTTGATAACTACTACTTCAAGAATCTGATGACGTTTAAAGGACTCTTAAGCTCCGATGAGATTTTGTACACAAAGAGTCGAGACTCCATGGAGCTGGTCAAGCTTTACGGGGCGAATGAGGAATTGTTCTTTGAGCAGTATGCAAAGTCAATGGTGAAGATGGGAAACATCTCGCCGTTGACGGGGAGAAATGGTGAGATCCGGAGGATCTGTAGGAGAGTTAACCATTGA
- the LOC106451361 gene encoding epoxide hydrolase A: MAREVREQRIKTNGIWLNVAEKGDNGGPLVLLLHGFPETWFSWRHQIDFLSSHGYHVVAPDLRGYADSDSPPSHESYTVSHLVADVIGLLDHYGTAQAFVAGHDWGATIGWSLCLFRPDLVKGFISLSVPYFPRHPNLKPLEFFKSFGDGLYISQFQKPGRAEAAFAKHDILTVIKKFLLTTRTDYLVAPPDTEIINDLEIPSTIPDWITDDELQVYADKFQKSGFTGPLNYYRAMDLNWEIMAPWQDSKIVVPTMFIFGDKDNGNEGEHGKMQYVKGEMFKSLVPNLEIIVIEDGHHYIQQEKSKRVSEEMLSFFNKLGNTSE; encoded by the exons ATGGCGAGAGAAGTGAGAGAGCAGAGGATAAAGACCAACGGGATTTGGTTAAACGTGGCCGAGAAAGGAGACAACGGAGGTCCTTTGGTTCTGCTGCTCCATGGCTTCCCTGAGACATGGTTCTCGTGGCGTCACCAGATTGACTTCTTGTCGAGCCATGGCTACCACGTAGTTGCTCCAGATCTCAGAGGCTACGCTGACTCTGATTCACCTCCGAGCCACGAGTCTTACACGGTGAGCCACCTTGTTGCTGACGTCATCGGTTTGCTCGACCACTACGGCACTGCTCAG GCATTTGTGGCAGGGCATGACTGGGGAGCAACCATAGGTTGGTCTCTGTGTTTGTTTAGACCAGACCTAGTCAAAGGCTTCATTAGCCTCTCTGTTCCATATTTTCCAAGACATCCAAATCTCAAACCTTTGGAGTTTTTCAAAAGCTTTGGAGATGGGTTATACATCTCCCAGTTCCAG AAACCCGGAAGAGCCGAGGCTGCATTTGCAAAACATGATATCTTGACGGTTATTAAGAAGTTCTTACTCACAACAAGAACTGATTACTTAGTGGCTCCTCCTGATACAGAGATCATCAATGATCTTGAGATACCATCGACTATTCCAGATTGGATAACCGATGATGAGCTTCAGGTTTATGCAGACAAGTTTCAAAAATCTGGATTCACAGGCCCTTTAAACTACTACCGAGCCATGGATCT GAACTGGGAGATAATGGCACCGTGGCAAGACTCCAAAATAGTTGTTCCGACAATGTTTATTTTCGGAGACAAAGATAATGGAAATGAAGGAGAACATGGAAAGATGCAGTATGTAAAAGGAGAGATGTTCAAGAGTCTTGTACCAAATCTTGAGATTATTGTTATTGAAGATGGGCATCATTATATCCAACAGGAAAAGTCTAAACGAGTTTCAGAGGAGATGCTCTCTTTCTTTAACAAGTTAGGGAACACATCAGAGTAA
- the BNAA09G31670D gene encoding uncharacterized protein BNAA09G31670D, giving the protein MGFGAIRSILRPLSRTLASRVASSCSSPPFPAAKPLLCSFFGGSRLPWIPVANHFHSLSLTDTRLPKRRPMTHPKKKRFKLKPPGPYAYVQYTPGEPIASNNPNEGSVKRRNAKKRIGQRRAFILSEKKKRQALVQEAKRKKRIKEVERKMAKVARERAWEERLAELQRLEEEKKKSMSS; this is encoded by the exons ATGGGTTTCGGCGCGATTAGATCGATTCTCCGTCCATTGTCGCGAACCCTAGCTTCTCGTGTCGCCTCTAGCTGCTCGTCTCCGCCGTTCCCTGCTGCGAAGCCCTTGTTATGCTCCTTCTTCGGTGGATCGAGGCTGCCATGGATTCCAGTGGCTAACCATTTCCACAGCTTGAGCTTAACTGATACTCGGCTCCCGAAGAGACGACCCATGACTCATCCCAAGAAGAAAAGATTCAAACTTAAACCTCCAG GGCCTTATGCATATGTTCAGTATACTCCTGGCGAGCCAATTGCTTCCAACAATCCCAACGAGGGTAGTGTTAAAAGAAGGAATGCCAAGAAGCGCATTGGCCAGCGCCGTGCTTTCATACTG TCTGAGAAAAAGAAGAGGCAAGCGCTGGTGCAAGAggcgaagaggaagaagagaatcaAAGAAGTGGAACGTAAGATGGCCAAAGTCGCAAGGGAGAGAGCTTGGGAAGAAAGGCTGGCTGAGCTTCAGCGACtcgaggaagagaagaagaaatcaaTGTCTTCTTGA
- the LOC106453607 gene encoding uncharacterized protein LOC106453607 translates to MTSMFSSNRQTTRLTCGFKVNTSSPEWHKSMTKILKKIKGGNFWIDVDEGMAYVTGQGDPNKLLKLMASRKGKDAEMAFVKTGTHHHHDHSHFGNSYQNSYFGQSTPYWPGDMNMSSYHPSSSHGYYPSAPPAMQPYQQQYPYSGGYGYGFY, encoded by the exons ATGACAAGCATGTTTTCGTCAAATCGTCAGACTACAAGACTG acttGTGGGTTCAAAGTGAACACTAGCTCTCCCGAATGGCACAAGAGCATGACGAAAATTCTTAAGAAAATCAAAG GAGGAAACTTTTGGATAGACGTGGACGAAGGAATGGCTTACGTAACGGGTCAAGGCGACCCAAACAAGCTATTGAAATTGATGGCTTCAAGGAAAGGTAAAGACGCTGAAATGGCGTTTGTGAAAACCGGAAcacatcatcatcatgatcatTCCCATTTTGGCAACAGTTATCAAAACTCTTACTTTGGCCAATCAACGCCTTATTGGCCTGGAGATATGAATATGAGCAGCTACCATCCGTCATCGTCTCACGGTTACTACCCTTCGGCACCGCCGGCTATGCAACCTTACCAACAACAATATCCTTATTCGGGTGGATATGGTTACGGCTTTTATTAG